From a region of the Acidicapsa acidisoli genome:
- a CDS encoding SRPBCC family protein yields MPETLRTSHWTAFPVELVFAFFANPGNLPHLMPKWQQAKIESSRFLAPPPRPLAPDPALRYQSPAAGEGSEMVLTFRPIHRLPFRISWLARITEFVWNSHFCDEQLTGPFRSWKHRHGIVAETRDGVNGTLISDKVEYSLPGGPLGSLANALFVRRQMEAAFAYRLRRIEEILPVAARQATRRN; encoded by the coding sequence ATGCCAGAGACTTTGCGCACAAGCCATTGGACCGCCTTCCCTGTCGAGCTGGTCTTCGCTTTCTTCGCGAATCCAGGCAATCTTCCGCACCTGATGCCGAAGTGGCAGCAAGCCAAGATCGAGAGTTCCCGATTCCTTGCGCCTCCGCCGAGGCCGCTTGCGCCAGATCCTGCGCTGCGATACCAGAGTCCCGCAGCCGGGGAGGGTTCCGAGATGGTCCTCACCTTTCGCCCGATCCATCGTCTTCCATTCCGGATCAGCTGGCTGGCTCGCATTACCGAATTCGTCTGGAACAGCCACTTTTGCGACGAGCAGCTCACAGGCCCGTTCCGCTCCTGGAAACACCGTCACGGAATTGTTGCCGAAACCCGGGATGGGGTAAATGGAACGCTGATTTCAGATAAGGTCGAATACAGCCTGCCGGGCGGTCCGCTGGGCTCGCTTGCCAATGCGCTCTTTGTCCGGAGGCAGATGGAAGCCGCGTTCGCTTACCGGCTGAGGCGGATTGAAGAGATCCTTCCGGTCGCCGCGAGACAGGCGACGCGGAGAAATTAG
- a CDS encoding outer membrane protein, which translates to MKKIALLALLLTIGTVAGRAQESRQDVSISGSGIFEPYVTSSTDVKVAAKRGLGALFSYRFMLTPRGAVEANYSYSQNSLHYVAPSFNYQVNARTQEVTAAYVYNFNFHNFNPFVEAGGGALLWGNIRNLATTTLDVKSQTTIVGLYGGGIAYEISPSFDIRAEYRAFLSKVPNFGYSPLSTNRLYNINNPVIGVAYHF; encoded by the coding sequence ATGAAGAAAATTGCCCTACTTGCACTCCTGTTGACCATCGGTACGGTCGCAGGTCGAGCCCAGGAAAGCCGTCAGGACGTTAGCATCAGCGGATCGGGTATTTTCGAGCCGTATGTCACGAGTTCCACCGACGTCAAAGTCGCTGCCAAGCGTGGCTTGGGCGCGTTGTTTAGCTACCGCTTTATGCTCACGCCCCGCGGCGCGGTCGAGGCAAACTACTCGTACTCGCAGAACAGCCTGCATTACGTAGCTCCCTCGTTCAACTATCAGGTGAATGCGCGCACGCAGGAGGTAACGGCTGCGTACGTCTACAACTTCAACTTCCATAATTTCAATCCCTTTGTGGAAGCGGGCGGCGGCGCACTGCTGTGGGGCAACATCCGGAATCTTGCCACGACCACGCTGGACGTCAAGTCCCAGACCACGATCGTCGGACTTTACGGCGGCGGAATCGCTTATGAAATCAGCCCCAGCTTCGATATCCGGGCCGAATACCGCGCATTCCTGTCCAAAGTCCCGAACTTTGGCTACAGCCCGCTCTCGACCAATCGTCTCTACAACATCAACAATCCTGTGATTGGCGTCGCGTATCACTTCTAA